From the Salinigranum rubrum genome, the window CGAAGGCAGAAAGAGTCTACGGAACCTCACTGATTTCTTCAACAAGGAACTTCTAAGGGCCCAACTGCGTCGTGCAGGTGCAAATCCACTTGATGGTGAGGTCGCAAACATCTACCGCCTTCTTTCCGATGACAACGTAAGCAGTGGAAAACGAGTACAGGCCGAACGTACCCTCGAGCAGCACGATATCGACGTCGACCAGCTCCGAACAGAGTTCGTAATCTCGGCAGGCGATCCATACATTCC encodes:
- the rdfA gene encoding rod-determining factor RdfA; the encoded protein is MDDKSEITETKKSRGKVATLIARHELDGIGEEMEALWTRETEGRKSLRNLTDFFNKELLRAQLRRAGANPLDGEVANIYRLLSDDNVSSGKRVQAERTLEQHDIDVDQLRTEFVISAGDPYIP